The following are encoded in a window of Candidatus Omnitrophota bacterium genomic DNA:
- a CDS encoding zinc-ribbon domain-containing protein, whose amino-acid sequence MSFCSKCGAPKTDDANYCSKCGALIEADVQHEIPPAENIEQIYGKPAGFWIRAIALFFDSIILTIAGGLIGAVLGFLLALAVGDVSGFMPLFNLVGFVIGAAYYICMHGSYGQTLGKMLIGIKVIKINDEPLSYGTALLRYIGRILNIITLFIGYIIVAFNRKKRGMHDFIAGTKVIYVKKSPVWAMVLGILFLAIVPLVGILAAVAIPKFASLTRKANEAACKGQLGALRSSLSIYYGDTEGTWPARLEAVTPTYLQEIPNAKPGDGTNSNRVVVEKDGRKAFNGDGQGGWWYNSGTIDGDYTGDIRVNSFETDCRGGNINSW is encoded by the coding sequence ATGAGTTTTTGTTCCAAATGCGGCGCGCCAAAAACGGATGATGCGAATTATTGTTCAAAGTGCGGGGCGCTTATTGAAGCAGACGTTCAACATGAAATTCCGCCAGCCGAAAACATTGAGCAGATCTATGGAAAACCGGCGGGTTTCTGGATAAGAGCGATCGCTCTTTTTTTTGACAGCATAATTTTAACCATCGCAGGCGGCCTGATCGGCGCCGTACTGGGCTTTTTATTGGCGCTTGCCGTCGGAGATGTGAGCGGGTTTATGCCTCTTTTTAATCTTGTGGGATTTGTTATAGGCGCGGCATACTACATATGTATGCACGGAAGTTACGGACAGACGCTCGGCAAAATGCTTATCGGAATAAAGGTTATAAAAATAAATGACGAACCTCTTTCCTATGGCACTGCGCTCTTGAGATATATAGGGCGCATTTTAAATATTATCACTTTATTCATCGGTTATATAATCGTGGCCTTTAATCGCAAAAAGCGCGGCATGCACGATTTTATTGCGGGCACAAAAGTTATCTATGTAAAGAAATCGCCTGTGTGGGCCATGGTTTTAGGAATATTATTTCTTGCGATCGTCCCTCTTGTGGGCATTTTAGCCGCGGTGGCGATACCTAAATTCGCTTCTTTAACACGAAAGGCCAATGAGGCGGCATGCAAGGGCCAGCTCGGAGCTTTAAGGAGTTCTTTGTCAATTTATTACGGGGATACCGAAGGCACCTGGCCGGCAAGACTGGAGGCGGTGACACCCACATATCTCCAAGAAATTCCAAACGCAAAACCGGGTGACGGAACGAATTCAAACCGCGTTGTTGTAGAAAAAGACGGAAGAAAGGCTTTTAACGGCGACGGCCAGGGCGGCTGGTGGTATAACAGCGGTACAATAGACGGTGATTACACAGGTGATATCAGGGTGAATTCTTTTGAGACAGACTGCCGGGGCGGGAATATAAATTCATGGTAG